TAAAGATCAGGAAAGCGAAGCATTCCCAGAGCAGCGATCAGGATGAATACGGAGCCGACCACAATCAACGCGGCAGTTGCAAGATCGATAACGGCGCTCATGGTCGAGGCCCCGGTGCGCTTTGCGGCGGATGTGGGGGCGGCAACTCGGCATCATCGCCCGCCGGACGGTCGCGGCGCATAACAAAGCGCGCGAAAGCAACCGTCGCCAGGAAACCGACAAGGCCAAGAGCGATCGCGATATCGAGATAAAGGAAGAAGCCTGTCTTGATTGCGATCAGTGCGATGAATCCGATCCCGGCGCCGACCAGCATGTCGAGCCCCAGGACACGATCGGGCAAGGTCGGCCCGCGAATGATCCGAATCGCAATGATGAGGAAGGCAGCTATGATAACGCCCATGCCGAAGATTGCAGTTCCTTGCAGGATAGCGTCAGTCGTCACCGGAACGCCTCCAAAATCTTACGCTCAAATCCATCCGCGATGCTGTCGATCATCTCTTGGGGGTCAGGCACGTGGATCGCGTGCACGTAGAGCGTTCGGCGATCATCTGAAACGTCGACCGACAAGGTTCCAGGCGTAAGCGTGATCAAGTTCGCAAGCAGCGCAATTTCAAAATCTCGATCAAGCGACAGCGGATAGGCAACGAACCCCGGACGCAGCACCGAAAGATCGGGAGTCAGCACCAGTTTGAAGACCCGGAGCGCCGACATCAGCAATTCATACAAGAACGACAGGGCTAGCGCTGTCAGCTTCTGGACCCGCCGCACATAGCCAATCGTGCCGATTTGCTCCCGGATCAAATAGAGCGATCCTAGCCCCAAGACAAAGCCGAACACGGCATTGATCACCGAAAAGCTGCCGGTGACGAAGAGCCAAGCGACCGTCAAGAGGACATTGATCAGAAACATGCCGGTCATCGGTTTGTCCCTCTGTGCAGACCGTGAAAAATGCCGGAATCCGAAGCGATGTTCCCGTTCATGGCATCACCTGGGGGATGACTGGCGAAACAGCTTCCACGTATCCGATGGGGTCGAGGATCCCAACGGCGGCGAGACCCGCCAGTTCGAGCCCTGGATTGGCAATCACGCCAAGGCCAACCACGATGACAACCAAAAGGAAGATAGGCGTGACGTAGGCGGCTTGCTCGCCCTGCTCCAGCGCCACCACAGGCGCGGGCCCGGACGGAAGGTCCGAACGCCAGAATGCGAATAACCAGACGCGTCCGATGGCAATCATGGAAATGAAGCTTGCTGCCAAGTAGGCGAACGTCAACCACCCCTCACCCGCTTCAAGGGCCCCTCTGACAAGCAAAACCTTCGGCCAAAAACCCGAGAATGGCGGAAGCCCCGATAAAGCAAATACCAAGATCAGGAAGAGTGCGGCGAAAAACGGGCTTGCCCTGTAAAGGCCGCCGACCTCCGATAGCTCGAACGAGCCGTTCATCCGCCCGATCACGCCAGCCGCCAGATACAACGCGGCCATCACAACGATCGAATGCACGGCGTACAGGACCGCTCCAGCAAGACCGATTGGGCCACCGACCGCGATGCCGACAAACATTGCGCCGATACCGGACAGGACAAGGAAGCCCAGAAGCTTGCGGATGTCCGAGCTTCCGAGAGCTCCAACGGCGCCCAGCACGGTTGTCAGCGCTGCAACCCAAACCAGCACTTCATTGAACGTAATGAGGCTTTCGGGGAACAGCATGCCACCGATACGAATGAGCGCGTAGACGCCGACCTTGGTGAGAAGCCCAGCAAAGAGGGCCGCCGTGACGATGTTGGGTGTGTGATAACTCGCAGGCAGCCAGAAATTCAGCGGAAAGGCTGCGGCCTTCATCGCGAAGGCAAACAGAAACAAAAGCGAAATCGTAACAACCGGTGCGTCGGGGGTGTCAGCAACCTGGACCGCGAGGTCTGCCATGTTGAGCGTGCCGAACACGCCGTAGGTGTAACCCACCGCAATCAGGAACAGCGTGGTCGCAACCAAGTTCAGGAAAGCGTATTTGACGGCGCCGTCGAGCTGGGCGTGCGAATTGCCCAGAATGATCAGGCCGAACGATGAAATCAGCAGGACCTCGAACCAGACGTACAGATTGAAAATATCACCGGTGAGGAAAGCGCCCGACACGCCGCACACGAGGAATAGGAGGAATGGGTAGAACCCGTAGCGCCGCCCGTCACTGTCAACGCTTCGGGCGGAATAAATCACGCACACGAGCCCGACAAACGACGCAGCGAGCGCCAGAAACGCGCCCAAGCCGTCGGCGTTGAAGGTGATGCCAAACGGCGGGAACCAGCGGCCCATCGCCATGAAGACGGGCCCCTCAGTCATCACCCGGTGGGTAAGGACGAGGTTGCCGATGAAGACTGCCGCGAGGGTCAGACCAGCGAGCCCGGGCTGGAGTTGTTGATTGCGGCGAAGCATCAAGCACAAAGCGCCCATGATCAACGGGCCGAGAACCGGTAGCGCGACCAGGTAATCGGCGGCCTGCACAGTCGCATCGACATAGGCGGCCGATACGTCGAGGCCGCTTGAAGTGGTCTCCGCTGGGATTGTGGTTTCCGCCATCGCGCCCTCGTCAGTAGCCAAGGGGTGGACGCGGCGGGTCAACGGGCTCGGCGACGCGCATATAGGCGGTATCGTCGGTGCCAAGCTCTTGGTAGGCCCGCATGCATAGAACAAGGAGATAGGCGAAGATTGAAAACGCGATCACGATCGCGGTCAGAACGAGGGCCTGCGGGAGCGGGTTGGCTGTGACCGTTTCTGGGACCTGCAGGCCGGAGGGAATGACCGGCGGCACTTCATGGGCGAGCCTGCCAGCGGTGAAGATCAACAGGTTGACGGCGTTGCTGAGGAGCGCGGCGCCAAGCAACAGCCTGATCAGGTGCCGCGATAACAACAGATAAACCGCGCCAATAAAGTAGGCGCCCACGAGGAAGGAGAGAACAAACTCCACCGGGGCTACTCCTCGCGCTCTTCGAGCGTCAGCGCGATCCCGCCGATGGTCGCCAAGACAACGAGATAGACACCAATGTCGAAAAACAGGATCGACGAGATTTTGACCTCGACACCGAAAATGTAGAGCGTTGACCAGAGGCCGGTCATGTAAGGAAAGTCGTACAGGATCGACGGTAACCCTGACAGGGCCGACAAAAACAGGCCCGCCCCTGCAAGGTGAACCGGGTGCGCCCAAATCGCGCGTCTAACGGCGGGGACGCCATTGGAAATGCCGTAGATCGCTAGCGCAGAAGCTGCGATCAACCCGCCGATGAACCCGCCACCAGGCTCGTTATGACCGCGCAAAAGCACAAAGATCGAGAACAGGATCATCAAGGTGGTCAGATATGGCGCGAACGTGCGCAAGATCAGGGTATTCATTCCGCAGGCTCCGGAACGGCTCGTTTTGGACGTGAGGCAGGGGCGCCATCGTGGGGCTTGGCTTCTTCCGCGAGAACAGCGGGGTCCATCATCGCGGGTCTGACCGACTTCGGCTTGAGCCTCACCAACGCGAGTACGGCAAGACCTGCGATCACCACCACGCCGATCTCGCCAAGCGTATCAACGCCGCGATAGTCAACGAGGATGACGTTCACAATGTTCCGACCTTGGGCAACCGGATAGGAGAATGCCGTGAAAAACTCCGAAAGACGGGGGTCGAACGGTTCGGCGACCACGCGAAGCAGCAAGGCGGTGAAACCCACGCCGCAACCGACCGCGATAGCGCCGTCCAACATCGACCGGCCGAAAGACCGATGATCGCGCTGGAACAGCGACATTCTCGTCAGAACAAGCGCGAGGATGACGACCGATAGTGTCTCGACCATGAACTGCGTGAACGCGAGGTCCGGTGCGCCGAAAAGCGTAAAGATGAGAGCGACCGCAAAGCCTTGGATACCAAGCGAAACCACTGCCGTCAGCCGGTTCTTCGCGATCATGACCGCAACGATCCCAAGCAGTGCAAAGCCGACCACCGCAAGCTCGTAAAATGTGATCGTTGAAAAGTCCGGAAGCTCAGTGATTGTTGGCCATTCACCTGCGAATACGAGTGGTGCCAACAGGGCCACGGCGATCAACAGGAATGTGACCGTCATGTAGCCTTTCATTTCGCCGAATTGCATGACGCGCGTCGCCCGGTCTGACAGGCGTACCAATCCGCCAATTGCTTGATCGAAGCCTTTGTCAGGACCCCAACCGATTGCGGCCAGTACGGCGGCGATCGCATCACGAAGCCTGTCTAGGAACACGTAGCACAACGTGCCCAAGACGATCGTGACGATCGACAGCACAACGGCAATGTTGAACCCTTCCCAAAGCTTGATATCGGCTTCGGCAGGAAAACCTGCAACGGCCGTCAGAAGGGGCGCGATGAAGACTGCCCCGGTGGTCTGTGCGAGGAGCCCGCCAACAAGGCTCAAAATCGCGAGCGTGACTGGACCTGACCACATCATGAGCGGGCCCTCATGGGCCGCTTTAGGGGTCTGTTTCTTCTCGCCGTAGAACGGCCGTAACGCGACAGCAAAGCCGGCGGCAAACATCATCGAATTGCCAAGCACCAGCGAGCCGGTCAGCAGGATCGATTGCAGGTCCGGGTAAGCTGCACCCTTGTACATGTATTCTTTGGCGAGAAAGCCGATAAATGGCGGCAGCCCGCCCATCGAGAGCGCCGCCAAAAGCGCTGCAATGGCGGTGATCGGCATAGCGCTGCGCAACCCACCCAACTTCGTTACATCGAGCGTGCCCGCCTCATGATAAATCGTG
The Pseudomonadota bacterium genome window above contains:
- a CDS encoding putative monovalent cation/H+ antiporter subunit A, giving the protein MFGPDSSVGFYLALAAPFIAAGFAPVLHRFFGHRAAWILAIAPAFIFAHFLAYFFETPTTDGVLPSIAGGGVFLFELSWVPALGVGLDFLVDGLSHTFALLISGIGFFIVLYAGGYLKGHEHLGRFFSFILMFMGAMVGLVLADDIITLFIYWELTSITSFLLIGFNHAVERSRRAAIQALVVTGGGGLALLAGLLLMASFTGTLSLSEMATQAPAIKASALYLPILLLVLGGCFTKSAQFPFHFWLPNAMEAPTPVSAYLHSATMVKAGVYLLMRLNPTLGDTVLWSTILPIFGCVTLLVGAILAIRQTDLKQMLAYTTVASLGLLVALTGTSAEAILLGGVLYLCAHALFKAALFMVAGTIYHEAGTLDVTKLGGLRSAMPITAIAALLAALSMGGLPPFIGFLAKEYMYKGAAYPDLQSILLTGSLVLGNSMMFAAGFAVALRPFYGEKKQTPKAAHEGPLMMWSGPVTLAILSLVGGLLAQTTGAVFIAPLLTAVAGFPAEADIKLWEGFNIAVVLSIVTIVLGTLCYVFLDRLRDAIAAVLAAIGWGPDKGFDQAIGGLVRLSDRATRVMQFGEMKGYMTVTFLLIAVALLAPLVFAGEWPTITELPDFSTITFYELAVVGFALLGIVAVMIAKNRLTAVVSLGIQGFAVALIFTLFGAPDLAFTQFMVETLSVVILALVLTRMSLFQRDHRSFGRSMLDGAIAVGCGVGFTALLLRVVAEPFDPRLSEFFTAFSYPVAQGRNIVNVILVDYRGVDTLGEIGVVVIAGLAVLALVRLKPKSVRPAMMDPAVLAEEAKPHDGAPASRPKRAVPEPAE
- a CDS encoding Na+/H+ antiporter subunit E; the protein is MTGMFLINVLLTVAWLFVTGSFSVINAVFGFVLGLGSLYLIREQIGTIGYVRRVQKLTALALSFLYELLMSALRVFKLVLTPDLSVLRPGFVAYPLSLDRDFEIALLANLITLTPGTLSVDVSDDRRTLYVHAIHVPDPQEMIDSIADGFERKILEAFR
- a CDS encoding Na+/H+ antiporter subunit C; protein product: MEFVLSFLVGAYFIGAVYLLLSRHLIRLLLGAALLSNAVNLLIFTAGRLAHEVPPVIPSGLQVPETVTANPLPQALVLTAIVIAFSIFAYLLVLCMRAYQELGTDDTAYMRVAEPVDPPRPPLGY
- a CDS encoding Na(+)/H(+) antiporter subunit B encodes the protein MNTLILRTFAPYLTTLMILFSIFVLLRGHNEPGGGFIGGLIAASALAIYGISNGVPAVRRAIWAHPVHLAGAGLFLSALSGLPSILYDFPYMTGLWSTLYIFGVEVKISSILFFDIGVYLVVLATIGGIALTLEEREE
- a CDS encoding cation:proton antiporter is translated as MTTDAILQGTAIFGMGVIIAAFLIIAIRIIRGPTLPDRVLGLDMLVGAGIGFIALIAIKTGFFLYLDIAIALGLVGFLATVAFARFVMRRDRPAGDDAELPPPHPPQSAPGPRP
- a CDS encoding Na+/H+ antiporter subunit D, whose translation is MAETTIPAETTSSGLDVSAAYVDATVQAADYLVALPVLGPLIMGALCLMLRRNQQLQPGLAGLTLAAVFIGNLVLTHRVMTEGPVFMAMGRWFPPFGITFNADGLGAFLALAASFVGLVCVIYSARSVDSDGRRYGFYPFLLFLVCGVSGAFLTGDIFNLYVWFEVLLISSFGLIILGNSHAQLDGAVKYAFLNLVATTLFLIAVGYTYGVFGTLNMADLAVQVADTPDAPVVTISLLFLFAFAMKAAAFPLNFWLPASYHTPNIVTAALFAGLLTKVGVYALIRIGGMLFPESLITFNEVLVWVAALTTVLGAVGALGSSDIRKLLGFLVLSGIGAMFVGIAVGGPIGLAGAVLYAVHSIVVMAALYLAAGVIGRMNGSFELSEVGGLYRASPFFAALFLILVFALSGLPPFSGFWPKVLLVRGALEAGEGWLTFAYLAASFISMIAIGRVWLFAFWRSDLPSGPAPVVALEQGEQAAYVTPIFLLVVIVVGLGVIANPGLELAGLAAVGILDPIGYVEAVSPVIPQVMP